ATTTGGGCTACCAGACCGTGGGGGCCAAAAACGGGAGCGATGCCGTCTCTGCATGTCGAAACGACAACGATATAGAGCTTGTTCTGATGGATTTGAAGATTCCTATCCTAGACGGCTACGAAGCGGCAAAAGCGATAAAGAAGATCCGCCCAAGTCTTCGCATCATCGCTCAAACCGCCTATGTTCAGGATCGAGACAAACTACGCGATACCGAGGCATTCGACGACTACATCGCCAAGCCGATGAACAAAGAGCAGATCGAAGAACGGCTTAAACGATGAGCCGGTTCCGCTTGAAGTAAACGCCTCCATTCCCTCTGTCTCCCACGGAAGCGGTGAGGTTCTCGCCCCTGCCACTCGCCGGGGAACCCAGCGCCCCAAACGCATCGTTTGCGTTCATCGAGTCGCGAAACCGGGCCACTCGCGACCTGACAGGGCGGACCTGCATCGCAGATCGGGCAGCCGAACTGCCCCAACCCCCATGGCAGATCGACCTCAGAGCGATGATCGTCAGGCGGTTTGTCGCGAGAATTCGGTAATTGTCACCCATTTATTCATCACTCGACGAGAATCGACGTTCCTAGCTCACCACCCCACAAAGCTATGAATAAAATCTCGATTCTAAAACTTCTCTTCAGCGTATCGCTCCTGAGCTGTGCGCTTTCCCAGCAAAACCTCTTCTCGGCTGACTCACCCGACTCCACTGAAGCGAAACGCTCATTGCTGCTGGGCAACGAACGCTTTGTTTCCGAAGAGTCTATTCATCCCAATTTGCAAATGGATCACCGAGCGAGCCTCGCAGCCGGACAGACTCCATTTGCCACTGTCATCGCTTGTTCGGACTCGCGCGTTTCCCCGGAACTGATTTTCGACCAAGGGCTTGGCGACCTCTTTGTCATTCGCGTCGCAGGAAACGTGGCAGACGTAGATGAAGTAGGATCGATTGAATACGGTATTGGCCATCTGAATACTCCCCTGCTCGTCGTCCTTGGTCACACTCACTGCGGCGCAGTGACAGCCGTCGCCCAGTCGCATGAGGTCCATGGTTCCATCCCGCAGCTCGTCGACAACATCAGCCCGGCGGTTGCTCGGGCTAGAGCGAAAGCCACCAAAGCATCGCAAGCGGACTTGGTGGCTCATGCTGTAGTCGAGAATGTATGGGTCTCGATAGAGGACCTGCTGGACCGTAGCGAAGTCGCACGCTCTTTGCTCCAGGCAGGCTCGCTGCGCGTGGTCGGCGCCGTCTACGATATCGAAACGGGACAGGTCGACTGGCTTGGCGAGCATCCCAAACAATCGGAATTGGTGGCACGAGCGGTCTCCTCAGAACGCCAGGACATCCACGAGCAAGAGTACAGCGACCAACACGAAGCCCTGGATCTGGATTTTCTCGAGATGAAGCCGGTAGAAACGAATACGCTGCACTGGGTCCTCGTCGGTCTCGGTGGACTCCTACTGGGCGGAGCGAGCATATTCTACGCGTGCAAGGCCCTGCTTCCCAAATGGCGAGTCGGACATCGGCTCGGGGCTGGTTTTTCCGGAATGGTCGCTCTGGTACTGCTCGCTGGCGGGATCGGTTTCGAGGGAATGCTGACCGCCTACCGAGATTTTGAAGCATACAGATCCGACAGCCGTCGAACCATTCTCCTTTCCGAAATCGACATCGCGTTTCTTGAAGCCGAAATCGCAGCCAACGACTTCGCTAGCGACGGCTCCAATAGATCCAGAGACATTCTGGCGGAAGAGCTGCAATCGCTACGCCAGATCTGCGAAAAAATCCCAGTTCACTTTGACGACAAGCAGCATCTAGCGACCCTGAAAGAAGTGACCGATAGCCTGGCCCTCTACGATAAGCTGTTTTCGGAGATCGGAGACGAGACCGCCAGCGCGAAAAGAAAGACCGTGCTGGCAAACATGGACGCCTTGGCGGGTCAAGTTGAGGGCTCTCTCATTGAGCTCACCAACAAAATCGTAAAACGCCAGACGGATGCCGAACCCGTAATTCTGTCCGACCTGCTCGACTCCAAAACGCTCGTGGCAATGGTATCTGTCGTTTCGGTTCTGATCGGCCTATTTCTCTCCGTATCGATTTCCAGATCCATCATAAAACCGCTGGGATCCATTTCCGAGGATCTTCAAAACGGGGCCCACCAAACCTCCGTTGTCGCTTCGCAGGTTTCGAGCACCAGCCAAGACTTAGCCCAAGGATCAGCGGAACAGGCCGCTTCGGTCGAAGAGGCTTCGGCAAGCCTCGAAGAGATCGACAGTATCGTCTCGTCGATCTCCGAAAGCCTTCAACAGACCGACGAACTCATGGGAGACGTTCGGCAAGCCGTTGGCGAAGGCGTGAAGCGCATGTCCGACATGTCGCAAGCGATGGACGACATTCAGCACGCGAGCAATGCGGTCGGAAACATCGTGAAGACGATCGACGAAATCGCCTTCCAGACAAACATCCTCGCTCTCAACGCCTCGGTAGAAGCGGCTCGAGCCGGATCAGCGGGGTCTGGATTCGCAGTGGTCGCAGACGAAGTGAGGAATCTCGCGAAACGCTGCGCCGACGCGACACGCAACACGGCGAGCCAGATAGAGAGCACCATCGCAACGACCGTCGTCGGAGTCGAAATCACGAGTGAACTGGGCAAAAGCCTTTCCGAGATCATGGAACGCACCGAAAACATAGCCAAGCGGACCCATGAACAAGCGAGGTCCGTGAGCGAACAACGAAGCGGCGTTCGCCAGCTAAACCTAGCAATGCGACAAATCGACACCGTCGGACAACAAAACGCCTCGATATCGGAGGAATCCGCCGCTGCCGCTGAAGAGCTTAGCAGCCAGTCGGAATTGCTGAACGAGACCGTGATCGAACTGCGAAGATTGGTTTCAGGCGTGAGCTCAAGACCGAAAGCTCAAGTCGGCATCGCGAAGAGAGTCAGGACGAATAGGAGCAGAATCGACCACTCCCAGCCCTTGTCTTTTAACTGATCTTCGCGCTTTGCCTACGCCCGCTTCTCCACGATGCGAAGTCGCCATCCCTAGTTTTAGCGATAGGCGACTGATCGGTATTCGCCTACCCTATCCTGCTCAATCACTTGGACGATCCCTCCTAATTGTCCCCATCATTAGGATACGGGATCGATGGACCGTTGAGATCAGTCAGCCGACCAATCGAAACCCTTCCCCCAAGATCCGCTCCCTACTCAGAAGAACCAATGAAACGCATCCTACCCTTTTCAATTCTGCTCGCCAGCCTCGGCTGCGGCCTATCGGCCCGAGAAATCCAGAGCCCCGACGGCTCTCTCTCCGTCACGCTCGCTCTCGATGAGGGAGCTCCCTACTACGAAGTCCGTCATCAAGGCTCTGTCGCCATCGAGCGCTCGTCTCTCGGGCTCGAAACTAGCATCGGCAGCTTCGCCTCCGGTCTGCGGGAAACAGTTTCGGAAACTCGCCGCATCGACGAACGTTACGAACTGCCCCACGGCAAGATGCGCAGCGTCCACTACAAAGCCAATGAGCTAACGACCCGATTTGCAAACGAGCATGGCGACACCCTCGAGGTCGTCTTCCGCGTGAGCAATGACGACGTCGCCTTTCGCTACGGTCTTGCTAGCGAGGACAAGCGACGGGTCACCATCGAAAGCGAGGCGACCGCCTTCGATTTGCCTGAAACGGCCACCGCTTTCATAACGCACCAAGCAGCTCCAGGAACGGGTTGGATGTCCGTGCAGCCGAGCTACGAGGAGGCGTACATGCTAGATGTGCCCGTGGGGACCCCGTCGCCGACCGGTCTTGGATTCACCTACCCGGCTCTCTTCCGCCTCGGAGACAAGGGCTGGGCTCTGATTTCCGAAACCGGTGTCACTAGCCGCTATTGCGGAACGCGACTGGACGAGCCTTCAGTCGACGGCCGCTACCCGATCGCCTTTCCTCAACCGGGCGAAAACGGTGGGGTCGGCGCGACCACCGTATCGGCTTCGCTGCCTTTCGAAAGCCCATGGCGCACCATCACCATCGGAAAAACCTTGGCGCCCATCGTGGAATCCACCGTAGCCACCGATGTCGTGGAGCCCTTGTACGAAGCGTCGATGGACTACCAGCCCGGCCGCTCCACCTGGAGCTGGCTGCTATGGCAGAACCCTAGCATGAACGAAGCCGACCAGCGGGCCTTTATCGAACTGGCCGATACCATGGATTATGAATACATCCTCATCGACTCTATGTGGGACGTGAATCTCGGGGAAGAGAAGCTGGAAGAGCTGGTTGCTTTCGCCCAGTCCAAGGGCGTCGACGTATTGCTTTGGTATAATTCAAATGGATACTGGAACGACGCCCCGTTTAGCCCGCACAACCGCATGGATACGGCGCCCGTCCGCCAAAACGAGATGGCCTGGCTGCAGTCGATCGGCGTCAAGGGCCTGAAGATCGATTTCTTCGGTGGCGACAAGCAAACCACCATGAAGCTCTACGAAGACCTCTTGACCGACGCCAACCGCTTTGGGCTCTCGCTCAATTTCCACGGCACCACCCTGCCTCGCGGCTGGGAACGTATGTATCCAAATTTCATAACAGCGGAAGCGATCACCGCCTCGGAGAACCTCATTTTCACCCAGGACTTCGCCGACAAGGAAGCCCTCAACAGCACCATCTTCCCCTTCGTCCGCAATCCAGTAGCAGCCATGGACTACGGCCCAGTACTGCTCAACAAACGGTTCTCCCGCGAACACGATCAGGGCAACATCCGCCGCACCACCGACGCCTTTCAGTTGGCCACCGCAGTGCTCTACTTCTCGCCCATTCAACACTTCGGACTTACGCCGAACAACCTCGAAGAGCAGCCAGACTTCGTCATCGACTTCCTGCGTGAAGTCCCAGCCGCTTGGGACGAGGTTCGCTACGTCGATGGCTACCCCGGAGAGTATACCGCTCTCGCTCGCCGTTCCCGCGACCGCTGGTACGTCGCTGCGACCAATGGCAGCCCCAAGCCGCGCGCCGTACGCCTCGAGCTTCCCTGGCTGAAAGGCAAGACGCTGACCATGATTCATGACAAAACCGATGGCCGGGCGGCCAAGAAGGAAGTCAAAGTCGATGCCAAGGGCATCGTCTACGTCGACCTCGGCGTGGGCGGCGGCGTGGTTCTATTTCAATAAACGCTACAACCCGCGATCCTGTACGGGCGCGCCAATGGCCTTCGACGCGTAGGCGCTGAATCGATACGCGTTGAAGGCTTCAGTGCGAGAGAACGATCTCGGAGCGCTTATCGGGCAAGACCGACCTTGAGAATTGTGATGCTGTGGGCGGGCGCGAGATAGCTTGTCGAGCCTTTGGGCAAGGTTCGGACGCTGTACTGCACCACTTCCTTATCCTGCTCCTCAAGCGTATTCACATCGTGGATCGATGATGCGTTGAGTTCATGCGCAGTCCACTCTCCGCGGACTTCGGCGCCTTTCACGCTAAGCTCGATTTCAGCTTGTTCCGTTTCGCTGCGGTTCACGATGGCGATAGAGAGGGTCTCTCCGGCTTCGTCTATCGACGAGGAGACGTCAAGCATCGGCAGGCCATCCGTATCCGGCAGGCCATGACAATCCACATCCGATTTCACGCTCTGGCTACCGCAGAGTTCCCGATACAGGGCCATAGGATAATACACCGTTTGGCAGACCACGTTCGTTTCGTCCGTCAT
The DNA window shown above is from Pelagicoccus sp. SDUM812003 and carries:
- a CDS encoding carbonic anhydrase, producing MNKISILKLLFSVSLLSCALSQQNLFSADSPDSTEAKRSLLLGNERFVSEESIHPNLQMDHRASLAAGQTPFATVIACSDSRVSPELIFDQGLGDLFVIRVAGNVADVDEVGSIEYGIGHLNTPLLVVLGHTHCGAVTAVAQSHEVHGSIPQLVDNISPAVARARAKATKASQADLVAHAVVENVWVSIEDLLDRSEVARSLLQAGSLRVVGAVYDIETGQVDWLGEHPKQSELVARAVSSERQDIHEQEYSDQHEALDLDFLEMKPVETNTLHWVLVGLGGLLLGGASIFYACKALLPKWRVGHRLGAGFSGMVALVLLAGGIGFEGMLTAYRDFEAYRSDSRRTILLSEIDIAFLEAEIAANDFASDGSNRSRDILAEELQSLRQICEKIPVHFDDKQHLATLKEVTDSLALYDKLFSEIGDETASAKRKTVLANMDALAGQVEGSLIELTNKIVKRQTDAEPVILSDLLDSKTLVAMVSVVSVLIGLFLSVSISRSIIKPLGSISEDLQNGAHQTSVVASQVSSTSQDLAQGSAEQAASVEEASASLEEIDSIVSSISESLQQTDELMGDVRQAVGEGVKRMSDMSQAMDDIQHASNAVGNIVKTIDEIAFQTNILALNASVEAARAGSAGSGFAVVADEVRNLAKRCADATRNTASQIESTIATTVVGVEITSELGKSLSEIMERTENIAKRTHEQARSVSEQRSGVRQLNLAMRQIDTVGQQNASISEESAAAAEELSSQSELLNETVIELRRLVSGVSSRPKAQVGIAKRVRTNRSRIDHSQPLSFN
- a CDS encoding glycoside hydrolase family 97 catalytic domain-containing protein — translated: MKRILPFSILLASLGCGLSAREIQSPDGSLSVTLALDEGAPYYEVRHQGSVAIERSSLGLETSIGSFASGLRETVSETRRIDERYELPHGKMRSVHYKANELTTRFANEHGDTLEVVFRVSNDDVAFRYGLASEDKRRVTIESEATAFDLPETATAFITHQAAPGTGWMSVQPSYEEAYMLDVPVGTPSPTGLGFTYPALFRLGDKGWALISETGVTSRYCGTRLDEPSVDGRYPIAFPQPGENGGVGATTVSASLPFESPWRTITIGKTLAPIVESTVATDVVEPLYEASMDYQPGRSTWSWLLWQNPSMNEADQRAFIELADTMDYEYILIDSMWDVNLGEEKLEELVAFAQSKGVDVLLWYNSNGYWNDAPFSPHNRMDTAPVRQNEMAWLQSIGVKGLKIDFFGGDKQTTMKLYEDLLTDANRFGLSLNFHGTTLPRGWERMYPNFITAEAITASENLIFTQDFADKEALNSTIFPFVRNPVAAMDYGPVLLNKRFSREHDQGNIRRTTDAFQLATAVLYFSPIQHFGLTPNNLEEQPDFVIDFLREVPAAWDEVRYVDGYPGEYTALARRSRDRWYVAATNGSPKPRAVRLELPWLKGKTLTMIHDKTDGRAAKKEVKVDAKGIVYVDLGVGGGVVLFQ
- a CDS encoding alpha-L-arabinofuranosidase C-terminal domain-containing protein, with protein sequence MALDEWGFWEPNGTGAYGLEQTYTWNHALGTACFLNLFQRHADTVGMATWAQTVNVLAPLMTDETNVVCQTVYYPMALYRELCGSQSVKSDVDCHGLPDTDGLPMLDVSSSIDEAGETLSIAIVNRSETEQAEIELSVKGAEVRGEWTAHELNASSIHDVNTLEEQDKEVVQYSVRTLPKGSTSYLAPAHSITILKVGLAR